Proteins from a genomic interval of Marinobacter arenosus:
- a CDS encoding DUF6160 family protein — MSKKAVSCLLLPLVSAAAVAELRPISDQQMSEVTGQAFVSVDRQYHPDANDTTAYTRVNLGMDIDIQTNVDILEMGRYERDGEKPGTADVYIEDFALGYINNQAYYSANPDAPRQRRSDGTAYAEGEIVPFSIQNPYFEFAFDEATEEIVGFRLGFGESMGILSGKIRTLTGNVNVDIIDRGEGLREASSSGNFFDQVIVLLTPLLEGGSPLSTKAQLVYGEEGDPNIGSLDPVRAEYIGIPDGEKFVLEDASGFTRWSVKNLIGWGSSSRIEVPDCSFFSCGSGDINVYAEDCLVLGIDSCFDLDIYNSFPIGEVAKVDGERRITGPTDGAFISFQTKDLEWLKDVSKTDLSPEDFMRATSGAFFNIPNGATEVNLNEALYGTQRYRSEYIDRGKGLF; from the coding sequence ATGAGTAAGAAAGCAGTGTCCTGCCTTCTGTTGCCGCTCGTCAGTGCGGCGGCGGTTGCGGAGCTTCGACCGATTTCCGACCAACAGATGTCGGAGGTCACCGGTCAGGCCTTCGTCTCCGTCGATCGCCAATACCACCCTGACGCAAACGACACCACCGCCTACACCCGGGTCAACCTTGGAATGGATATCGATATCCAGACCAACGTGGACATTCTGGAAATGGGGCGTTATGAGCGTGACGGGGAAAAGCCGGGCACCGCCGACGTCTACATCGAAGACTTTGCCCTCGGTTACATCAACAACCAGGCCTACTACAGCGCCAATCCGGATGCACCGCGGCAGCGGAGGTCCGACGGCACGGCCTACGCCGAAGGCGAGATTGTCCCTTTCTCCATTCAGAATCCCTATTTCGAGTTCGCCTTCGATGAGGCTACTGAGGAAATCGTCGGCTTCCGGCTGGGCTTTGGTGAGTCCATGGGCATCCTTTCCGGGAAGATTCGAACCCTCACCGGCAACGTCAATGTCGACATCATCGACCGGGGGGAGGGGCTCAGGGAAGCCAGTTCCAGTGGAAATTTCTTCGACCAGGTTATCGTCCTGCTAACACCCCTACTTGAGGGCGGTAGTCCGCTCTCGACGAAGGCGCAGTTGGTCTATGGCGAGGAGGGCGACCCGAACATCGGCAGTCTGGATCCGGTCCGGGCGGAATACATCGGGATTCCCGACGGCGAAAAGTTTGTCCTTGAGGATGCCAGCGGCTTCACCCGCTGGTCGGTAAAGAACTTGATTGGTTGGGGGTCAAGTTCCCGGATCGAGGTTCCGGACTGTTCGTTCTTCAGCTGTGGCAGCGGCGACATAAACGTATACGCCGAAGATTGTCTGGTTCTGGGCATCGATTCCTGTTTTGACCTCGACATCTATAACAGCTTTCCGATTGGTGAAGTCGCCAAGGTGGATGGCGAACGGCGAATTACCGGGCCCACCGACGGCGCCTTCATCTCTTTCCAGACCAAGGATCTTGAGTGGCTTAAGGATGTTAGCAAAACCGACCTATCGCCCGAGGATTTCATGCGCGCGACCTCCGGTGCCTTTTTCAACATTCCCAATGGCGCCACTGAGGTGAACCTGAACGAAGCGCTGTACGGAACCCAGCGCTATCGATCCGAATACATTGACCGAGGAAAAGGTCTGTTCTGA